The Chloroflexota bacterium sequence AAGCCGCCGATGGCGATCTTCGGGCAAAGAAAGCCCTGCAACTCGCCGACCAACCTGATCGTTTATTAGCCACGGTTCAAGTTGGCATCACATTAATTGGTACGTTTGCAGCAGCTTTCGGGGGCGCTAACATTAGCAAGCCCTTTGCCGAATACCTCAAAACGGTTCCTGCGCTCGCTCCCTATGCCGATTCAATTGCATTTACGGTGGTTGTCTTGCTCATCACCTATCTTTCGTTGATTATTGGTGAGCTTGTGCCCAAACGCTTAGCATTGCTCCATGCCGATGCGATTGCCCGTAATTTAGCGCCGCTGCTGGCTTGGCTTTCGTGGCTGACCCGACCAATCGTTTGGGTCTTGACCACTTCATCAACCTTGATTCTGACGCTGATTGGTCAGAATAAACAACCAGATTCCAGCGTAACCGAAGATGATATTTTGTATATGACTCGCGAAGGTCGGGCTGGCGGCACGGTCGCCTTGCACGAAGAAGCGCTAATCTCACGAGTATTCGATTTTTCGGATCGTACAGCCCGCATGTTGATGACCCCACGGCCCGATGTAGTGGCTGTCAGCGCTAACACTCCCTTGGCCGAAATTACGCGAATTGCGGTTGAACATGGCTATTCGCGCATGCCGGTTTACGAAGGTGATTCGCTTGATCGGGCGATTGGGACGATCTATATTAAAGATGTGTTGCCTTCGATGCTGGGCAACGATCAACGCCAATTGCGTGAACTGGTGCGCCCGCCAACGTATGTGTTGGAGCACGAACCAGTTTCCAAGATGTTGACCTTGTTTCGGCGCACTGGCTCACACATGGCTTTGGTCGTTGATGAATATGGCCAAATTGCTGGGATTTTGACCCTCGAGGATGTGCTTGAAGAATTGGTTGGCGATATTCGCGATGAATATGATTCCAACGAAGAACAAACCATGGTCAAACGTGATGATGGCTCATGGCTGATCGACGGCTCGGAATCATACGAAGTGATTGCAACTCGCTTGAGTATTCC is a genomic window containing:
- a CDS encoding hemolysin family protein, with the translated sequence MLSDIASELGIVLVLLVANGVFAASELAMVSARRSRLEQQAADGDLRAKKALQLADQPDRLLATVQVGITLIGTFAAAFGGANISKPFAEYLKTVPALAPYADSIAFTVVVLLITYLSLIIGELVPKRLALLHADAIARNLAPLLAWLSWLTRPIVWVLTTSSTLILTLIGQNKQPDSSVTEDDILYMTREGRAGGTVALHEEALISRVFDFSDRTARMLMTPRPDVVAVSANTPLAEITRIAVEHGYSRMPVYEGDSLDRAIGTIYIKDVLPSMLGNDQRQLRELVRPPTYVLEHEPVSKMLTLFRRTGSHMALVVDEYGQIAGILTLEDVLEELVGDIRDEYDSNEEQTMVKRDDGSWLIDGSESYEVIATRLSIPINDDNDFVTIAGYVLNELHRLPNVGDHVAWDEYDVEVIDMDGRRIDKVLIKKRA